ATTCCTTCTGGAACAGCTTCCATTGAGTGGTTGCAAAGCCGAGGTAGTGGTGGGCGTGATGTTTTGTCAGGCAGTCAGTGGCAATGGCCTTGAGTTCATCGTGCTCCGGCGTCGTGTGGACGATGAGCGGTGAAAGCACCTGCTCAAGGACGTATCCATTCTTTTTAAGCATCATCTCGAAGAACTTCTTGGCATCATGAGTCACGAGGTCGATCTCCAAACCATCATGGATGCCCGACTTTTCGATCGTCTCTAGGCTGGGATTCAGGCCTACGACTTCTTCGAGCGGGAGCAGGTGGGCTCCCCGCAAATCAAAGTCCGAGTCAGGAGACGGAAAGCCGTACAAGTGCGCTCCGCTGATCGTGGCGAAGAGCAGTGGATAGGGATGGTTGTTCACTTGTTGTTGAAGTCGTGGATCAATGGTCATGATTTGGGTTCCTGATCTTGACCAGTCGGTCTGAACTCATGAGTGATTGAGATGGTGCCAACGATGTTGTCGTTGAATTCATCGAGGTGTTCAGCAGGAATCCAGTATTCTCTCAGTTCTCTCCCGCCAGCTTCGTGGATTTCGTAGCGGTCGAGAAAGAACTTCATCACGTCGAAACGAAGCACATAGCCGACGTACTGCGAGTTCGGGTCTTTCGTGTTCCAGTCCCGGGAAATGCGAATGGCATAGTCTTCGGTCAGAACTGGATAGAATATCGGTTGCCACTCCAAACGAGGCGGAAATCGTTTCCAATCAGCGGCCTCGATCAGGTCGAGTTCAGCTTGTCCAACTGGACGGAATAGAGTTGTGATGCTCCTCTTACTTATGTTTGCCATTATGTTTCATATTGCTTATTAAGTTGAGACTCTGCGATCTCCTGAAAGAGCGGTTTGAGTGCTGCTTGGAGACGTTGCTTCCAATCAACAGCTGTTCCCGGGATTGTGGGATACTCTTTGACAAAATCGTCCCACTCGACACTCCAGTTTTGGATCTCTTCAGCTGTGAAGTTTCTGTAGTGACTGTAGTGCAGAGTCTCATCGGCCTCGAAAGTTCGTTTTAAAAGATCGGCACTGATCTTCGAATGTTCTGCTAACAAGACGGCATCGTACAGATCTTTTCCCATGGCAAAGCAGTCCGTTGCCAACCAGAGCAGTTTCCAGGCCAATGACTGTTCGATAGTCGCTGTTCGCAACGGAATAGGAGAGAAGGGACCGACAATGACATCGGTGAATTGTGGTTGCGATGGCATAGCCTCGCCGAAAACGAAATCCATTTGAATCGTTCCGTTGAGACGTGGATCGCTAGTCTTCCACGGGACGATAATTCGCCTCCCTGGAGCCTTTTCGTATGTCCAGATTTCGTCAGTTGCAAACGGTGTGTCCGGAATGTGTAAAGAATCGTCCACAACCGATCCGCGCAGAAGCTCGACAAGTTCCTCAATTAATTTCCTGGCTGGCTGTTGATTGATGCTCCAATTTTGCGGGGTAACGACCCAGTCCAGATCTCCTGGCTGCCTTGCCTGTTCACCGAACCAGGTGCGCAGCAAAACGCTGCCACGCAGAACGAGATGCTCAGCACATTCGGATTCGCTGATCAGTTTAAGAATATGGTGAAGTACCTTCAGACGGTTTGTCTGCCACAGCTTCTCAACATCGGGCGAAGCGAACTGCGGTTCGCCAGCCCGAAAGCCTTCAACGAAGTGACGCAACGCG
The sequence above is drawn from the Thalassoglobus sp. JC818 genome and encodes:
- a CDS encoding nucleotidyltransferase domain-containing protein, producing the protein MTIDPRLQQQVNNHPYPLLFATISGAHLYGFPSPDSDFDLRGAHLLPLEEVVGLNPSLETIEKSGIHDGLEIDLVTHDAKKFFEMMLKKNGYVLEQVLSPLIVHTTPEHDELKAIATDCLTKHHAHHYLGFATTQWKLFQKECQPNHAGLPRVKPLLYVYRVLLTGIHLMRTDEVEANLIHLNETFKLPYLPDLIDRKVSGTEKVTLDQADMSFHSQEYERLRSELEEAFEQCTLPEQPSGSAALNDLLVRLRLDGK
- a CDS encoding nucleotidyl transferase AbiEii/AbiGii toxin family protein, with product MKWIRKLLERAVLRPTSIVRITTAASRTSSKSKIPQSTPSTLEAGIANSGTSRPKYFDPALRHFVEGFRAGEPQFASPDVEKLWQTNRLKVLHHILKLISESECAEHLVLRGSVLLRTWFGEQARQPGDLDWVVTPQNWSINQQPARKLIEELVELLRGSVVDDSLHIPDTPFATDEIWTYEKAPGRRIIVPWKTSDPRLNGTIQMDFVFGEAMPSQPQFTDVIVGPFSPIPLRTATIEQSLAWKLLWLATDCFAMGKDLYDAVLLAEHSKISADLLKRTFEADETLHYSHYRNFTAEEIQNWSVEWDDFVKEYPTIPGTAVDWKQRLQAALKPLFQEIAESQLNKQYET